The Streptomyces laurentii genome contains a region encoding:
- a CDS encoding xaa-pro aminopeptidase (Aminopeptidase P, N-terminal domain; smart01011;~Prolidase. E.C. 3.4.13.9. Also knownas Xaa-Pro dipeptidase, X-Pro dipeptidase, proline dipeptidase., imidodipeptidase, peptidase D, gamma-peptidase. Catalyses hydrolysis of Xaa-Pro dipeptides; also acts on aminoacyl-hydroxyproline analogs. No action on...; cd01087;~Xaa-Pro aminopeptidase [Streptomyces venezuelae ATCC10712];~identified by MetaGeneAnnotator; putative;~proline aminopeptidase P II; Provisional) translates to MAEELTTDTPETPEQSEEQAIKQRKNGLYPGVSDELAENMQSGWADTELHGLEPIAQAAHTAARRAALSARFPGQRLVIPAGNLKTRSNDTEYAFRASTEYAYLTGDQTQDGVLVLEPVVGEDRHEATIYLLPRSNRENGEFWLDGQGELWVGRRHSLAEAEQLLGLPAKDVRELPAHLAEATGPVRNVRGHDAGIEAALADKVTAEQDEELRVFLSEARLVKDAFEVAELQKACDATARGFEDVVKVLDKAQATSERYIEGTFFLRARVEGNDVGYGTIAASGPHACTLHWVRNDGPVRAGDLLLFDAGVETNELYTADVTRTLPISGTFTDIQRKIYDAVYEAQEAGIAAVKPGAHYRDFHDAAQRVLTEKLVEWGLVEGPVDRVLELGLQRRWTLHGTGHMLGMDVHDCAAARTETYVDATLEPGMCLTVEPGLYFQADDLTVPEEYRGIGVRIEDDILVTADGNRNLSETLPRTSADVEAWMAGLQG, encoded by the coding sequence GTGGCCGAAGAGCTCACGACGGACACCCCGGAGACCCCGGAGCAGTCCGAAGAGCAGGCGATCAAGCAGCGCAAGAACGGCCTGTACCCGGGCGTCTCCGACGAGCTGGCCGAGAACATGCAGTCCGGCTGGGCCGACACCGAGCTCCACGGTCTCGAGCCGATCGCCCAGGCCGCGCACACCGCCGCCCGCCGCGCCGCGCTGTCCGCCCGCTTCCCGGGCCAGCGCCTGGTGATCCCGGCCGGCAACCTCAAGACCCGGTCCAACGACACCGAGTACGCCTTCCGCGCCTCCACCGAGTACGCGTACCTCACGGGCGACCAGACGCAGGACGGCGTGCTCGTCCTGGAGCCGGTCGTCGGCGAGGACCGCCACGAGGCGACGATCTACCTGCTGCCGCGCTCGAACCGCGAGAACGGCGAGTTCTGGCTCGACGGCCAGGGCGAGCTGTGGGTCGGCCGCCGCCACTCCCTCGCCGAGGCGGAGCAGCTGCTCGGCCTTCCGGCGAAGGACGTCCGCGAGCTGCCCGCGCACCTCGCCGAGGCCACCGGCCCGGTCCGCAACGTCCGCGGCCACGACGCCGGCATCGAGGCCGCGCTGGCCGACAAGGTCACCGCCGAGCAGGACGAGGAGCTGCGGGTCTTCCTTTCCGAGGCCCGCCTCGTGAAGGACGCGTTCGAGGTCGCCGAGCTGCAGAAGGCCTGCGACGCCACCGCCCGCGGTTTCGAGGACGTCGTCAAGGTCCTCGACAAGGCCCAGGCCACCAGCGAGCGCTACATCGAGGGCACCTTCTTCCTGCGCGCCCGCGTCGAGGGCAACGACGTCGGCTACGGCACCATCGCCGCCTCCGGCCCGCACGCCTGCACCCTGCACTGGGTCCGCAACGACGGCCCGGTCCGCGCCGGCGACCTGCTGCTCTTCGACGCCGGTGTGGAGACCAACGAGCTCTACACCGCCGATGTCACCCGCACGCTGCCGATCAGCGGCACGTTCACCGACATCCAGCGCAAGATCTACGACGCCGTGTACGAGGCGCAGGAGGCGGGCATCGCCGCGGTGAAGCCCGGCGCCCACTACCGCGACTTCCACGACGCCGCGCAGCGCGTGCTCACCGAGAAGCTCGTCGAGTGGGGCCTCGTCGAGGGCCCGGTCGACCGTGTCCTGGAGCTGGGCCTCCAGCGCCGCTGGACCCTGCACGGCACCGGTCACATGCTCGGCATGGACGTCCACGACTGCGCCGCCGCGCGCACCGAGACGTACGTCGACGCGACGCTGGAGCCGGGCATGTGCCTGACCGTCGAGCCGGGTCTGTACTTCCAGGCCGACGACCTGACCGTGCCGGAGGAGTACCGGGGCATCGGCGTCCGGATCGAGGACGACATCCTCGTCACGGCCGACGGCAACCGGAACCTCTCGGAGACGCTGCCGCGCACCTCCGCGGACGTCGAGGCGTGGATGGCCGGCCTCCAGGGCTGA
- a CDS encoding serine phosphatase rsbU, regulator of sigma subunit (Serine phosphatase RsbU, regulator of sigma subunit [Streptomyces venezuelae ATCC10712];~Stage II sporulation protein E (SpoIIE); pfam07228;~identified by MetaGeneAnnotator; putative) — protein MAGIDSAVPAPPHTAEPVGAPLPPPLPGGPPSAAGTLSGDGPLQDRLAGWVSDLTLLHDLTEALIRTASLDDALRELLRAGASLVGARRGMAVLEPADGLGPASTIGLGLAHADLGTIETVPRDVTSYGRILDGLDPLPEGALPRPIAVPDLRSARDLDPRHREVAARLGYAASYALPLATQDTGTLGAAVWLYDEPAEPAERQRHLVGLYGGLATAHLGRLLEVERARAHSTALAEELLPHRLPLVPGVQLAVRHRGGGARNGGAHGGGTHGGGAPGGGDWFDALPLPEGGLGLAVGSVSGGGPGALAAKGRLRASLRAYAVMEGEDPVAVLSDLELLLRLTEPARSATALFAYCEPRARRILLAGAGHAPPLLVGAHRTEFVETSLSAPLGMLACWEAPSVELSPAPGETVLLYTDGLLRRTGDDTDRAFARLHAAAASVPKADRADPGAVADHVLRTVLPEGRRPGAEGVAGGAGEGDDVVLLAARFE, from the coding sequence CCACTCCCCCCACCGCTCCCCGGCGGGCCGCCGTCCGCCGCCGGAACCCTCTCCGGTGACGGTCCGCTCCAGGACCGGCTGGCCGGCTGGGTCTCGGATCTCACCCTGCTCCACGACCTCACCGAGGCCCTGATCCGCACGGCCTCCCTCGACGACGCGCTGCGCGAACTGCTGCGCGCCGGCGCCTCCCTCGTCGGCGCCCGCCGCGGCATGGCCGTCCTCGAACCCGCCGACGGTCTCGGCCCGGCCAGCACCATCGGCCTCGGTCTGGCCCACGCGGACCTCGGCACCATCGAGACCGTGCCGCGCGACGTCACCTCGTACGGCCGCATCCTCGACGGGCTCGACCCGCTGCCCGAAGGCGCCCTGCCCCGCCCGATCGCCGTCCCCGACCTGCGCTCCGCACGGGATCTCGACCCGCGGCACCGCGAGGTCGCCGCCCGCCTCGGCTACGCCGCCAGCTACGCGCTGCCGCTCGCCACCCAGGACACCGGCACGCTCGGCGCCGCCGTCTGGCTGTACGACGAACCCGCCGAGCCCGCCGAACGCCAGCGCCATCTCGTCGGTCTGTACGGCGGACTCGCCACCGCGCACCTCGGCCGTCTCCTCGAAGTCGAGCGCGCCCGCGCCCACTCCACCGCCCTCGCCGAGGAACTCCTGCCCCACCGGCTCCCCCTGGTGCCCGGCGTCCAGCTCGCCGTCCGGCACCGCGGCGGCGGCGCGCGGAACGGCGGAGCACACGGCGGCGGAACACACGGCGGTGGAGCGCCCGGCGGCGGCGACTGGTTCGACGCGCTGCCGCTGCCCGAGGGCGGGCTCGGGCTCGCCGTCGGCTCCGTCAGCGGCGGCGGACCGGGCGCGCTGGCCGCGAAGGGACGGCTGCGCGCCTCCCTGCGCGCGTACGCCGTGATGGAGGGCGAGGATCCGGTCGCCGTCCTGTCCGACCTGGAACTGCTGCTGCGGCTCACCGAGCCGGCCCGCTCGGCCACCGCGCTCTTCGCCTACTGCGAGCCGCGGGCCCGCCGGATCCTCCTCGCCGGCGCCGGCCACGCGCCGCCGCTGCTCGTCGGCGCCCACCGCACCGAGTTCGTGGAGACCTCGCTGTCCGCCCCGCTCGGCATGCTCGCCTGCTGGGAGGCGCCGAGCGTGGAGCTGTCGCCCGCGCCCGGAGAAACGGTGCTGCTCTACACCGACGGGCTGCTGCGCCGTACCGGCGACGACACCGACCGGGCCTTCGCGCGGCTGCACGCGGCGGCCGCGAGCGTGCCGAAGGCGGACCGGGCCGACCCGGGCGCGGTCGCCGACCACGTCCTGCGGACCGTCCTGCCCGAGGGCCGGCGCCCGGGCGCGGAGGGCGTGGCCGGTGGGGCCGGCGAGGGCGACGATGTCGTGCTGCTCGCCGCCCGCTTCGAGTGA